A portion of the Luxibacter massiliensis genome contains these proteins:
- a CDS encoding sugar ABC transporter ATP-binding protein, producing MDEYILEMKKIVKKFPGTIALKQVDINLKKGEILALIGENGAGKSTLMNVLIGNLIADEGEIIYKGETIVNKTPLDALKRKIAMVPQELNLAQELTVAENIFLGSHIKKNGIVDWESMYKEASALLGQLELSIEPRRKVKELSAAYQQLLVIARTLHTGADLIIFDEPTASLTLNETEHILKIIKNLAKSGKSIVIITHHLDEVKDVSDRVCILRDGTMVMEKNTDELSVDDMIFYMANQKVKSQKHVERKYSDENILEVHHLSRPNEFEDISFCVKKGEIFGITGLVGSGRTELINCIYGLTKKHGGTIKFEEKEVEIHAPRDAINLGIGLVPEERRRDGIFPLLSVQENMILPSYHKYRNKGVLSFKDIKRNAQKGIDNLQIKTSSENEAIKNLSGGNQQKVILARWVEKDLKLLFLDEPTRGIDVRAKGEIYNLIRSMADQGFSVVIVSSEIDEILVVADRIMVMFEGNMKGIVEGPDVADMTRTNILKMSLS from the coding sequence ATGGATGAATATATCTTGGAAATGAAAAAAATTGTAAAAAAATTTCCTGGAACCATAGCTCTTAAGCAAGTTGATATTAACTTGAAAAAGGGAGAGATTCTTGCGTTGATCGGTGAAAATGGCGCTGGAAAAAGTACACTGATGAATGTCCTCATTGGAAATTTGATTGCTGATGAAGGAGAAATTATTTATAAAGGTGAAACAATTGTAAATAAAACACCGTTAGATGCTTTGAAACGGAAAATTGCAATGGTACCTCAGGAGTTAAATCTTGCACAAGAGCTGACTGTGGCGGAGAATATTTTCCTTGGAAGCCATATCAAGAAAAACGGGATTGTGGACTGGGAAAGTATGTACAAAGAAGCAAGCGCTCTTTTGGGACAATTGGAGCTGTCCATTGAACCGCGCCGAAAAGTGAAAGAATTATCGGCCGCATACCAGCAGCTTTTAGTTATAGCAAGGACGCTGCATACGGGAGCGGACCTAATTATATTTGATGAGCCTACGGCGTCACTTACGCTGAATGAAACAGAACATATATTGAAAATTATTAAGAATCTTGCAAAGAGTGGGAAGAGCATTGTCATAATTACTCATCATCTTGATGAAGTCAAGGATGTCTCGGACAGGGTATGTATTCTCCGCGACGGCACAATGGTTATGGAGAAGAATACAGATGAATTGTCTGTGGACGATATGATTTTTTATATGGCCAATCAGAAGGTTAAATCACAGAAACATGTGGAGAGGAAGTATTCGGATGAAAATATTCTTGAGGTTCATCATCTGAGCAGGCCAAACGAATTTGAAGATATCAGTTTTTGTGTAAAAAAGGGCGAGATTTTTGGTATTACAGGACTGGTTGGGTCTGGGCGTACAGAGTTGATTAATTGTATTTATGGACTTACAAAAAAACATGGGGGAACCATTAAATTTGAAGAAAAGGAAGTAGAGATTCATGCCCCCAGAGATGCCATAAATCTTGGAATAGGGCTTGTTCCTGAAGAACGGAGGCGCGACGGGATATTCCCCCTTCTTTCCGTGCAGGAGAATATGATACTGCCATCATATCACAAATATAGAAACAAGGGTGTTCTTAGTTTTAAGGACATAAAACGGAATGCACAGAAAGGAATCGACAATCTGCAGATAAAGACCTCTTCTGAAAATGAAGCGATAAAAAATCTGTCTGGAGGCAACCAGCAGAAAGTCATATTGGCAAGATGGGTTGAAAAGGATTTGAAACTACTATTTCTCGATGAGCCAACGAGAGGTATTGATGTCCGTGCAAAAGGAGAGATTTATAATCTTATACGCAGCATGGCTGATCAGGGATTTAGCGTTGTGATTGTTTCCTCGGAAATTGACGAAATTCTTGTTGTGGCTGACCGGATTATGGTTATGTTTGAAGGTAATATGAAAGGTATTGTTGAAGGGCCTGATGTTGCTGATATGACCAGGACAAATATATTAAAAATGTCCCTGAGTTGA
- a CDS encoding substrate-binding domain-containing protein, protein MKTKRIVSLVLAMGLTAGMVGCGSTSGGTSDAGTEEKEAGVVTGTSESTGNETVDSAMNFNRTLEDYEPQEKEYDFYFTYKVVHPWWDAVGMGLEEAVNQYADKGITINYEYVAPVTPSATDQVSRLEEAAGRNFDVVGVDVADINVVTPTINNLIGQGQKVMTFSSSDATKEDGCERIAYVGNTHNYEDGKDMTEALCEKLDYKGKVAILVGTQGAPCHEDRAKGAQDVIAQYPDMEIVDIQYDNDSVEKALTLAEGFLKQYDDLAGIICCNMGNPVGAAQAVADAGKQDQITIVGMDHDQRALEYLKEGVIYCLGVQDCFSMGFDTIQTAIKIADGLEPGSDTYPEQTEEKTTVIYQDDAQAMLDKLYGSGE, encoded by the coding sequence ATGAAGACGAAACGTATTGTATCGCTGGTTCTGGCAATGGGATTAACAGCAGGCATGGTTGGCTGCGGAAGTACTTCCGGTGGAACATCAGATGCGGGCACAGAGGAGAAGGAGGCGGGAGTGGTAACAGGGACTTCAGAGTCTACTGGAAATGAGACGGTTGACAGCGCTATGAATTTTAATAGGACGCTGGAAGATTATGAACCCCAGGAAAAAGAGTATGACTTTTATTTTACCTATAAAGTAGTCCATCCCTGGTGGGATGCTGTTGGCATGGGACTAGAGGAGGCGGTGAACCAATATGCGGATAAGGGAATTACAATTAACTATGAGTATGTGGCCCCTGTAACGCCTTCTGCCACAGATCAGGTCAGCAGATTAGAGGAGGCTGCCGGCCGTAACTTCGACGTTGTAGGAGTGGATGTGGCGGATATAAATGTAGTAACCCCCACAATTAATAATCTTATAGGCCAGGGCCAGAAAGTTATGACATTTTCAAGCTCTGATGCTACCAAAGAGGATGGGTGCGAACGTATTGCTTACGTAGGAAATACACACAATTATGAGGATGGGAAGGATATGACGGAAGCGCTTTGCGAGAAGCTGGATTATAAAGGCAAAGTGGCAATTCTCGTTGGGACCCAGGGCGCCCCGTGCCATGAGGACCGGGCAAAAGGAGCGCAGGATGTCATCGCCCAGTACCCAGATATGGAGATTGTTGATATTCAGTATGACAACGATTCAGTGGAAAAAGCACTTACTTTAGCAGAAGGCTTTTTAAAACAGTATGATGACCTGGCTGGAATTATATGCTGCAACATGGGCAACCCGGTGGGAGCTGCACAGGCGGTTGCAGATGCAGGAAAGCAGGATCAAATTACTATTGTAGGCATGGATCATGACCAAAGAGCGCTTGAGTACCTGAAAGAAGGGGTTATTTACTGTTTAGGAGTCCAGGACTGCTTTTCCATGGGATTTGATACAATCCAGACGGCGATTAAGATAGCTGATGGACTTGAACCTGGTTCTGATACATATCCAGAGCAGACAGAAGAAAAAACAACAGTTATCTATCAGGATGATGCACAGGCGATGCTGGACAAGCTCTATGGTTCTGGCGAATAA
- a CDS encoding class II aldolase/adducin family protein: MDYYEERVSIVNTCRKMCEMSYFIGTWGNVSVRVGDYILLTPSRVDYDIMKYSDIIVIDMDGNKIQGDKNPTSEKEVHRQIYLKRKDVGAVIHAHTANAMAVSAMDVDQVPCLVEEMSQLLGGGIPVTKTYVAAENHFELGRIAGESIGNKNGVILRNHGPVACGKNLGEAVLSAKVVEKSCGIYLKCLQSGVGQRVIPEHSVESEHYRYQFTYGKEQT; encoded by the coding sequence ATGGATTATTATGAAGAACGAGTTTCAATTGTCAATACGTGCAGGAAAATGTGTGAGATGTCGTATTTCATTGGCACCTGGGGGAATGTGAGCGTCAGGGTAGGGGATTATATACTGCTTACTCCGAGCAGGGTGGATTATGATATTATGAAATACTCGGACATTATTGTTATTGACATGGATGGAAACAAAATACAGGGGGATAAGAACCCGACTTCGGAAAAGGAGGTACATAGGCAGATTTATCTTAAAAGGAAGGACGTGGGGGCTGTTATTCATGCGCATACTGCTAACGCTATGGCGGTATCGGCAATGGATGTTGATCAGGTGCCATGTCTGGTAGAAGAGATGAGCCAGCTGCTTGGCGGGGGGATCCCAGTGACGAAAACTTATGTTGCCGCTGAGAATCATTTTGAACTTGGCAGAATAGCAGGAGAGTCAATCGGCAATAAAAATGGAGTGATTCTGCGTAATCATGGGCCTGTCGCATGTGGTAAAAACCTTGGCGAGGCAGTTTTATCTGCAAAAGTCGTAGAAAAATCCTGTGGTATATATTTGAAGTGCCTGCAGTCAGGGGTTGGGCAGAGAGTTATACCAGAACATAGTGTTGAGTCCGAACATTATAGATATCAGTTTACATATGGAAAAGAACAGACATGA
- a CDS encoding rubrerythrin family protein produces the protein MNLKGTETEKNMRTALAGESMARNKYTYYAMQAKAEGQAEIAEFFEKMAGNEMIHAKIWFSMLNDGLGNTEKNLSDAAAGENDEWTDMYPGFAKTAREEGLDEIADMFEKVAEIEKDHERRFLQKLIGMKKKAHSAKEGNAQATSQARETPSAKRKVEGYRCMFCGATFEDRPDVCSVCKAIGSFESCTIEK, from the coding sequence ATGAACTTAAAAGGGACAGAAACAGAGAAGAATATGAGGACTGCATTGGCAGGAGAGTCTATGGCCAGGAACAAATATACATATTATGCCATGCAGGCGAAGGCAGAGGGACAGGCGGAGATAGCTGAATTCTTTGAGAAAATGGCTGGAAACGAAATGATCCATGCAAAGATTTGGTTTTCCATGCTTAATGATGGATTGGGCAATACAGAGAAAAACTTAAGTGACGCAGCGGCAGGGGAGAATGATGAGTGGACTGATATGTATCCTGGGTTTGCGAAAACAGCGAGAGAAGAGGGCCTTGATGAGATAGCGGATATGTTTGAAAAGGTGGCGGAGATCGAAAAAGACCACGAGCGCCGTTTTCTGCAAAAGCTGATTGGCATGAAGAAAAAGGCCCATTCTGCCAAGGAGGGCAATGCTCAGGCCACATCCCAGGCGAGGGAGACACCTTCAGCAAAGAGGAAAGTCGAGGGGTACCGCTGTATGTTCTGTGGGGCAACCTTTGAGGACAGGCCGGATGTATGTTCAGTCTGTAAGGCCATTGGTTCTTTCGAGAGTTGCACAATAGAAAAATAG
- a CDS encoding very short patch repair endonuclease yields the protein MKRDPTTVSKNMSKIRSQDTSIELQLRRALWHKGYRYRKNYKALPGSPDIVLTKYKIAIFCDSEFFHGKDWEILKLRLEKGNNPDYWIKKIERNRSRDWENDKKLLFLGYTVIHFWGRDILKHTEECLKAIEESVWDRQLSDAAADSSQYE from the coding sequence ATGAAAAGGGATCCAACTACCGTGTCCAAGAATATGAGTAAAATACGCAGCCAGGATACGTCCATAGAATTACAGCTCCGCAGGGCCCTATGGCACAAAGGGTACCGCTACCGCAAGAATTATAAGGCCCTTCCTGGCTCTCCTGATATCGTACTGACCAAATATAAAATTGCAATTTTCTGCGACAGTGAATTTTTTCATGGAAAAGATTGGGAAATTCTTAAGCTGCGTCTTGAAAAGGGAAATAATCCAGACTATTGGATCAAAAAAATCGAGCGGAACCGCAGCCGTGACTGGGAAAATGACAAAAAGCTTCTTTTTCTTGGTTACACTGTAATCCACTTCTGGGGACGAGATATTTTAAAGCATACAGAAGAATGCCTGAAGGCTATTGAGGAATCTGTCTGGGACAGGCAATTGAGTGATGCGGCGGCGGATTCTAGCCAATATGAATAA
- a CDS encoding sugar phosphate isomerase/epimerase family protein — protein sequence MKFGICYCYWSKDWEGTDYPQQIERARKCGFDVLEIFYGRTLTMPQAEVEEIKAACKANDVELYISGGFGADYDLTSFDETIRAKGVKNAITLLKAMARLGAKNFSGINYAPWCKFDTAFEKAKAVEQAAKSLKEIGRACGDYDFSWNMEVVNRFEGYLLNTASEAVSLCDIVDDPHINILLDTFHGMIEEDDLADAVRQVGKGRLGHYHMGTNNRRPPRPCLLPWKEICEALKEIEYDRCISFEPLVRTGGSVALEGGNVWRPMLPADADDKMLDDMIIKSREYISEMLK from the coding sequence ATGAAATTTGGAATTTGTTATTGTTATTGGAGCAAAGATTGGGAAGGCACTGACTATCCACAGCAGATTGAACGGGCGCGGAAATGTGGTTTTGATGTGTTAGAAATTTTCTATGGCAGGACGCTTACTATGCCCCAGGCAGAAGTTGAAGAAATAAAAGCAGCTTGTAAGGCGAACGATGTAGAATTATATATTTCTGGAGGCTTTGGGGCGGATTATGATCTGACATCTTTTGACGAAACCATCCGCGCCAAAGGCGTAAAAAATGCAATTACATTATTAAAAGCTATGGCCCGCTTGGGCGCAAAGAATTTCTCGGGAATTAATTATGCCCCGTGGTGCAAGTTTGATACAGCATTTGAAAAAGCGAAAGCAGTGGAGCAGGCTGCAAAAAGCCTTAAAGAAATTGGCAGGGCATGCGGTGATTATGATTTTAGCTGGAACATGGAAGTGGTGAATAGATTTGAGGGGTATCTCCTAAACACAGCTTCAGAAGCCGTAAGTCTGTGTGATATAGTGGATGACCCACATATTAACATTTTGCTGGATACATTTCATGGAATGATTGAGGAGGATGATCTTGCAGATGCAGTCCGTCAGGTTGGAAAGGGCCGTCTTGGGCATTATCACATGGGAACCAACAACCGCCGCCCTCCGCGTCCGTGCTTACTTCCGTGGAAAGAGATTTGTGAAGCATTAAAGGAAATAGAGTATGACAGGTGTATTTCATTTGAGCCTTTGGTTCGTACGGGCGGCTCTGTGGCGCTGGAAGGCGGAAATGTATGGCGTCCAATGCTTCCGGCTGATGCAGACGATAAGATGTTGGATGACATGATTATAAAATCTCGCGAATACATAAGTGAAATGCTTAAATAA
- a CDS encoding FGGY-family carbohydrate kinase yields the protein MEKWFIGVDSGTSGIKAVLFNLEGKQIGKKYYPLTGLFPEEDQYEEDMNEIWEKCCCCVKELSKEYDLSRVVGLGITAQGDGLWMIDKNGNPVRNGACFCDGRAGAIVDEWVKDGTSDKLFELTGTRIFSGNQNGIVKWMERNAKEDLDKASYFLHLKDYLFMKFTGEITTDPTDQSLIFLDQETREYSEEVFSLCKLKRYRSKYPPVLPAAKNAFKILPKLARTLGLNEDVLITSGPMDVSACALGSGVIEEGNCCTIMGTAALHEMVISKPLQDDICAGMTITHVMEGRWLRLMASLAGTPNLNWMLNNFGAQIKSDAAKMGKNIYDHMEDIAKGVPIGANGVMYHPYLLAGGERAPFTENAARASFTGINERHTLADVVRATYEGVAYAMLDCYQHMPQDIKRLTLCGGGTKSAFWSQMFADVVGHEIVTVKGEEAGAKGVVLNNAVVQGYYSDYKDAVEKTVEYDKIYTPNMKQHAQYVKFYELYKETYETMGRVWKLRKNILGE from the coding sequence ATGGAAAAGTGGTTTATTGGTGTGGATTCTGGCACAAGCGGCATTAAAGCGGTTCTCTTTAATCTGGAAGGTAAACAAATTGGAAAAAAGTACTATCCTCTTACTGGACTGTTTCCAGAAGAAGACCAATATGAAGAGGATATGAATGAAATATGGGAAAAATGCTGTTGCTGTGTCAAGGAGCTTTCTAAGGAGTACGATTTGTCAAGGGTGGTCGGCCTGGGGATCACAGCCCAGGGCGACGGACTGTGGATGATTGACAAAAATGGCAATCCAGTCAGGAATGGCGCCTGTTTCTGCGACGGACGTGCGGGAGCAATTGTAGATGAGTGGGTGAAAGATGGTACTAGTGATAAGCTTTTTGAATTAACAGGAACCAGGATATTTTCTGGAAATCAAAATGGAATTGTAAAATGGATGGAGAGGAATGCAAAGGAAGATTTGGACAAAGCCTCCTATTTTCTTCACCTTAAGGATTATCTGTTCATGAAATTTACCGGGGAGATTACAACGGATCCGACAGATCAGTCTTTAATCTTTTTGGACCAGGAAACAAGAGAATATTCTGAAGAAGTGTTTAGCCTATGTAAATTAAAGCGGTATAGGTCTAAATATCCCCCAGTGCTCCCGGCGGCAAAAAATGCTTTTAAAATTCTGCCAAAACTGGCAAGAACCCTGGGACTTAATGAGGACGTACTGATAACTTCAGGGCCTATGGATGTATCTGCCTGTGCACTTGGAAGCGGCGTTATTGAGGAGGGAAATTGCTGTACGATTATGGGAACGGCGGCGCTGCATGAAATGGTGATATCAAAGCCGCTGCAGGATGACATTTGTGCGGGTATGACGATCACACACGTCATGGAGGGACGATGGCTGCGGCTGATGGCTTCACTGGCGGGCACGCCAAATCTTAACTGGATGCTGAATAACTTTGGTGCACAGATAAAGAGTGATGCAGCTAAAATGGGAAAGAATATATACGACCATATGGAAGATATAGCAAAGGGCGTTCCCATAGGGGCAAACGGTGTAATGTATCATCCTTATCTTTTAGCTGGGGGCGAAAGAGCCCCGTTTACCGAGAATGCTGCAAGAGCAAGCTTTACAGGGATAAATGAGAGGCATACCCTTGCGGATGTAGTGCGGGCCACATATGAAGGGGTTGCCTATGCAATGCTGGATTGTTATCAGCATATGCCTCAGGATATAAAAAGGCTTACGCTTTGCGGAGGCGGAACTAAAAGCGCTTTCTGGTCTCAGATGTTCGCGGATGTAGTGGGGCATGAGATTGTTACAGTGAAAGGGGAGGAAGCCGGCGCTAAAGGAGTCGTACTAAATAATGCGGTTGTCCAGGGATACTACTCTGACTATAAAGATGCGGTGGAGAAGACTGTTGAATATGATAAGATATATACACCGAACATGAAACAACATGCTCAATATGTCAAATTCTATGAATTGTATAAAGAGACATACGAGACTATGGGGAGAGTATGGAAATTAAGGAAGAATATACTGGGTGAATGA
- a CDS encoding ABC transporter permease — MESKNVKTEKSKIAGVFKSTAAMVFLVTIAVTLVTQLITGNFYTAYNMTTLMRTASFTLLVGFAQTFVLLLGGIDLSIAGCGGLCSMIFASFLTKTAMNPYLAIVLSLICGIALGLINGLIIVSMNLTPFIVTLATSSVMTGLIYLFTKGFALTGIPTAVTVIGQNSLFGIIPYPFLIAIILALILIFLLKFTSFGRHIYAVGGNRMAAEIVGIRVKRVELVCYTISGAISALAGILMVCRMGSYQADIGSSWTMPSITAAVLGGTAMTGGEGGIGGAIFGGLLMSVITYSISLMGIDSYWNEVVTGIVVLIAVYADAIRRRRRAS, encoded by the coding sequence ATGGAATCTAAAAATGTAAAGACGGAAAAAAGTAAAATTGCAGGAGTGTTTAAGTCAACTGCGGCTATGGTATTTCTGGTAACAATTGCTGTTACCCTTGTGACTCAGCTGATTACGGGTAATTTTTATACAGCATACAATATGACTACGCTTATGCGAACTGCCTCCTTTACCCTGCTGGTGGGATTTGCCCAGACGTTTGTGCTTTTGTTGGGAGGGATTGACCTTTCCATTGCAGGCTGCGGAGGCCTGTGTAGTATGATATTTGCTTCATTTCTTACCAAGACTGCCATGAATCCGTATTTGGCAATTGTTTTGTCATTAATCTGCGGAATTGCATTGGGTTTGATTAACGGACTGATTATCGTTTCTATGAATTTGACTCCGTTTATTGTGACATTGGCAACTTCCAGTGTTATGACTGGACTGATTTACTTGTTTACAAAAGGATTTGCCCTTACCGGTATTCCCACGGCTGTTACAGTGATTGGCCAAAACAGCCTGTTTGGAATCATTCCGTATCCGTTCCTTATTGCAATTATATTAGCTTTAATTTTAATATTCCTGTTAAAATTCACTTCTTTTGGACGGCATATTTATGCTGTGGGAGGAAACAGGATGGCAGCTGAAATTGTTGGAATAAGAGTAAAACGTGTGGAGCTTGTATGCTACACGATTTCAGGGGCTATTTCAGCTCTTGCCGGGATCCTTATGGTATGCCGCATGGGTTCCTATCAGGCTGATATTGGGTCTTCCTGGACTATGCCGTCAATTACAGCCGCTGTTCTGGGCGGAACCGCTATGACAGGCGGTGAAGGTGGAATTGGGGGAGCCATTTTTGGCGGACTCCTTATGTCGGTAATTACATACAGCATCAGCCTTATGGGTATTGATTCTTATTGGAATGAAGTTGTAACTGGTATTGTCGTATTAATTGCTGTATATGCAGATGCAATCAGGCGCAGAAGGCGTGCGTCTTAA